The region CTTAAATCCCCGCCACAAACCGATCAGGACTCAAAATATTTTTCGGGTCAAACTGTTGCTTAATTTGGCGCATAACATTCAGCGCATTGCCTTTGTAACCCCAAACATCTAGCTGCTGCTTCAACGAAATCGGTGCCTCCAAAACCGTCAGAAAACCCCCTTGAGACTCACAGTATTGTCGTAGTTCCACAATAATTTGAGGCGTCACCGTTCCTGGATCAAGACGTAATCGCCCCAACCCACTCCCATGAATTAACCCCAATCCCGTTGAGGATGTTAGCGCATCCAGCTTTGTCAAAGTCGTAACAGCCGCTGTTGGTAATACCCCTATTTTGCAAGTAATCGCAGGCTCCTGTGAGGCTTTCCAAATTTTTTCTGATAATGATTGCCATAGAGTTACCTCCTCAGCCTCCGTATACACAGTGCCTTGTAACCCTAAATTTTGCCCCACCTCAAGCAACCGGGATGATTGCTCCTGCACACTTTCCCTCACACTTTGGAAACGTACCATTAAGCCTATGCCTTGACTTAAACCCAGTTGCTTGACAAGCACAGAAGATAGCAAATCAGCGGCGGTGGGCGTCAAAGCAGAAGCTAAAAGGGTTTTTGTCACAGCAGCAATGGCTTGGGCTTCACCTGTTAACACCAGAGTCCCTGACGCTTCGGGAATTGGATATACACGAAAAGTGATTTTTGTCAATATTCCCAACGTGCCATAGGAGCCTGTAAACAGCTTCATCAAGTCATAACCCGCCACATTCTTCACCACCCGACCTCCAGCTTTAGCGAGTTGCCCATCACTGCGGACAAAGGAAATCCCCAGCAACATATCCCGAACCCCGCCATACCGATGACGCCAAGAACCACTATCTGCGGTGGCAATAATTCCACCGAGGGTAGCCTGTTGAGAATAGGCAGGGTCGAGGGGAAGAAATTGATTCTCTTGGCGAAGCAGGTTTTGCAAGTCAGCCAGTTTAACACCCGCTTCTACCGTAACCGTTAAATCACCCACCGCATGTTCAATGACCCGGTTCAGGCGTTCAGTACTGATCACGAGGTCAACATCTTTACCCACCCCACCCCAGCCTAATTTACTACCACTCCCGCAGGGAAGGAGGCTCCAATCGTTGTGATCAGCGCAAGTTATAACACTTTTCAGTTGTTCGACTGTATGGGGAAAAACCATACAACTGGGGATATTCTGTAGTGTGTTGGCTCGATTTATTCGTTCTTGCCACCCATCAGGCAAGTGTTCCCAGTCAAAAATGCTAGACTCCCCAACAAGTGGTTCAAGTTTGTGGGCGATGGACGCGGCTGCGTCCCCCTTGGCGATCGCGTTCATGTTTCTGATTAATCCTGATCTAGGCCGTCACTCTCAGCGTTCCAATCTCATTTTGGTCACCTTTTTGTCGCTCATGCTCAAAACCCCGCCAGAAATTTGGATAGAGGAATCACGATCTATTGCCCCTAATATCGTAGTGTCGCACTAATACTGATCAAGGGAGGAACCGCGATCGCATCCCATACTTCTCGGTTAGTCATGTTCAATCTCCCAAGATTCCCCTTAATCTCCTCATCCTCACTAAAGTCCTCGTATGAGCTCCGGCGGTCGCTCCGGCTTAAAAAGGGGGAAACCAGACATTTCTTAACCCCTCGGAAAAAGCAGGGTAACAGGAATCCAGTCTTAACCGAAAAGTATTGCGATCGCATCGCCTTAGT is a window of Microcoleus sp. AS-A8 DNA encoding:
- a CDS encoding FAD-binding oxidoreductase, which translates into the protein MNAIAKGDAAASIAHKLEPLVGESSIFDWEHLPDGWQERINRANTLQNIPSCMVFPHTVEQLKSVITCADHNDWSLLPCGSGSKLGWGGVGKDVDLVISTERLNRVIEHAVGDLTVTVEAGVKLADLQNLLRQENQFLPLDPAYSQQATLGGIIATADSGSWRHRYGGVRDMLLGISFVRSDGQLAKAGGRVVKNVAGYDLMKLFTGSYGTLGILTKITFRVYPIPEASGTLVLTGEAQAIAAVTKTLLASALTPTAADLLSSVLVKQLGLSQGIGLMVRFQSVRESVQEQSSRLLEVGQNLGLQGTVYTEAEEVTLWQSLSEKIWKASQEPAITCKIGVLPTAAVTTLTKLDALTSSTGLGLIHGSGLGRLRLDPGTVTPQIIVELRQYCESQGGFLTVLEAPISLKQQLDVWGYKGNALNVMRQIKQQFDPKNILSPDRFVAGI